Below is a genomic region from Bacillus mycoides.
TCTGTCCATAAACCCATGTATAACAAATTCTCTTCTTATCGTACAAAAATCATCATGATACTGTTTTACGAACGCATTAATTTCTTCTTCTGTATATTGGTTTCCAGCATCCAGCTTTCTAATCAAATGTTCCAATAAGACTAACTTTTTCTTTTTTTGACCTGGAATCGATTTTAAGCGGTCCTCTTTATCAAAAAAGTTGCGAATGGTCGTATCACGAAATTTCATTTGGCTTTCGGTCATTTCGTTCTCCTCCATCAGTTTTTATATTATTAAACTTTACCGTTTTTCTTTATTCTTTTACTTAAAAAATCAATAAAGTAATATCCACCAATTAAAATATAATAGGTTACAATCATTCCCACTATGTCTTTCATACTCGTATATTCTTTTTTATGAAACAAAATCGGAGATAGTGTATAAACTAAGAAGCAGACTAGCGGATATATGATGAAATAGAAGCGAGATTTTTGTCTCATACTATCAACTCCCCTGTAATATGATTCTATTCAAATTGTTGTGATTCCTTTCTTTCGTTTAGGCTACACATAAAATATAGTAAAATTAAGGAAAAGATGCTCTTTGGAAAGTAAGAACCATTCTGAATAATATTCGAAAGACCATACACCAAATATGCAATGTTACATATTTGGTGTATGGTCTTTCTTGCTATAATAATATCCGTATAGATTGTATTTTAAATAAAAAAGGATTATATGCAATGAATCAAATTTTAGAGGATGCAAAACAACTATTACATCATGAAGAAAATATTTTATCCACTTTAAGATGTTCACTTACTGGCTATATTATTACACATAATGTCCCTCGTTCCGGAGTGTTACTTGCCACTAATAGGAGGGTTATTTTTTATGGACAATCATTCAAATGTTGTAAAAATGCATTGATTGTGGAATTTGAATATAAAAAAATTCTATCCATAGAGACGAAAAGAACATTCTTTGATAAAAAACTAATATTTTACTATGAAGACGAATATATAACGGTGGGCCAAATTTTAAGCTCGAATATTGAGGTTTTTTTAAATGTAATACAGAGAAAAGAATTCAATAAAGTGAAACTTTAATCCGTGGGGGATTTTGTTCATCCCCCACGGATTATTAGCCTACACCAATTGGGATTTTACGGAATAAAATACTTTTCATCTAAAAGAGAAGTACAGTTCACCTTTCTTACAACTGTATTTCTCTTTCATTTTTACTTCTCTCATCCACACTTCTCTTAATTTACTTATCACTCTCATTCCTGTAACCTATTATTCAAATTGAAAATTTTATATGGAAAATTATGTTACAATTAACTTATACATATTTTGGAGGGAAAATAGTGAAAAAAGCTATTATAGTATTAAGCATCCTATATCTTATTTTAACCGTACATACGGGAGCTGTTCTTTTAGGAAAAGAAGATTATAGAGGTGCTATCAATACATTAAAAGAAACGAAGGAGGTCTCTTCATTTCAATCTGCAAAAGACGGTGTGATTTTATTAAAAGGAACATTAACTACCGCGCAACCTATTACAGAGGAAAAACTTCAAAATAAAGAATTTGCACTTCTTGAAATTAATACATATAAACGACGAAAGGCAAATTGGAAAAACATTGATACCGAGCAGCATATTGCAAAGCAGCTCTTACTAAACAATGAGGCTCTTCCTGCATTAAAAGAAATCCGTTTTTCGATGGAACCAATTACACTGTCAGGAAAAGATATTTCCACCGAAGATTACTCACTAAAAAAGGATGATACTCAATTAACAATTAAAGGTAAAGGATACCGATATACAGGAATAGAAAACAAATCAGACACTCTTATTTTTGGTATAAAAAAAGGAGATACACTTGAAGGGTATAGTGGTTCTGAAATTCTAATAGGAAAAACAAAAGAGGACATTGCCAGCAACATGAAACTATATACTTTTGCTGAAAGATATGGTCCATTTGTTTGGATTGTAGCTACAATTATTCTTATAAGTATTGTTATATACTTGTTCCGTAAAAATAGAAAAACAAATGAACTTTCTCATCCAATAAAACAAGACCAATAAAAAAGGCACCATTTCGGTGCCTTTTTTATGTTCCTTATTTACGCTTCAACCGATTGATTTTCAGCAACATTTCTAAATTGTCGCTTATGCATCCAAGTTAATGAAGCAATTGTTCCAAGTGATAATACAACGATAAAGATCATGAGTATCCCAATATTTTGCCACATGAAGTTAAAGTCTCCGCTTGATACGACTGCTTTCAATCCTGATACAGAATATGTCATCGGTAACCAAGCATTAAATGGTTGTAAATACTTCGGAATCAACTCTAGTGGGAATGTTCCAGCACTTGTTGTAAGCTGAATAATTAATGTGATGATGGCGATGAAACGCCCTGCATCACCGAATGCTGTTACTAAACATTGAATTAATGAAATAAACGCTAAGCTCGTAACAATACTAAAGAGTATAAAGTATGGAATACTTTGTACTTCTACACCTAACCAGAATAGTAATATGACATCTGCTACTATCGCTTGAATAATACCGACTGATAGTAAAACGCCGAACTTACTAATAAACCAACTAAATCCTGATTTCGGAACGCCGACTGTATCGTGTAATGGGTATACAATCGATAATAGTAATGCCCCAACGAATAAACCGAGTGATAAGAAATACGGTGTAAACCCAGTTCCGTAGTTTGGAACTTCCGCTAGTTTCTCTGTCTTCACTTTTACAGGGCTTGCAAACATATCATACGTTTTATCCGTTCCTTTTACTTCTCCCGTTTTTTCTGCGCCTTCACCAAGCTTCTCAGCAAGTTCACCTGAACCGTCGTTTACTTTTACGAGTCCGTCAGTCACTTTTCCAGAGCCGTCTGCTAGTTTATTTACGCCGTCGATTAGCTGTGTTGAGCCAGTTGACATTTTATTTAGACCACCATTTAGAGTACCTATGCCTGTTGTTACTTGACTTGAGCCATCCTCTAATTGCGTTATTCCTCCTGTCATTTGGCTTGCTCCTACAGATAATGTACCTAAACCGCCTGTTACTTGACTTGAGCCATCTGCTAATTGAGTTACTCCATCAATTAATTGACCTGACCCGTTATTTAATTTATCTACACCTACTTTGGCATTACTTAATCCTTCACCAAATCCATGAAATTTGCTTACAAATTCGTTTTGCGCATTCAGTAATTTCTCAATACCCTCCGTTAAAGATTGCAATTTCGCTGTATTCGGTAGTTTGTTTTGCGCATCACTTGTTGTTTGAGTTATTTCACCTTTTAATTGTTTTACTTCTTCATTTAATTTATTTGTTCCACCTGCTACTCCAATAGCTTTCTGCTGAACTGTCGCTGTACTTTTCGCCGCATTTGTTATATATGGTTGTAACTTCTCTTGATATTCTTTTGGTAAACTCTCGATTTGCTTTTGCAAATTAGCTACATCTTGCGCTGCAGTTTTTGCATCTCCTGCTGTTGATTGAGTAAATTCATTTAACTGATTTACGTTTTCTGCAGCTCCGTTCATTTTCTCATTTACAGTATTTAATATAGAAGGAACTTTCGCCTGCATTTCCTCTAAACCTACAACAGAATGCTTTACTGTACTATTTAAATCTTGCAAACCATTTTCAATTTTTTGAGAACCTTCTTCTAATTGACTTTGTCCTCCAACAAGCTTTTCCATACCGTTCGCTAATTCATTCGTTCCTGTTTTTAATTCACCTGATTTATTTGCTAATGTATTCAAACCATCAGTTACTTTCTGAGACCCATCTTGCAATTTCCCTATACCTATCTGCATTTCACCCGTTTTGCTATTTAACGTATTTAAACCTGTTGTTACTTTTCCTGACCCATCTACTAATTTATTAGATCCATCTGCTAATTTCTGAACTCCATCCTTCATCTCCCCAGACTTCCCTTGAAGTGTATGGAGTCCATCCGTCACTTTACTTGATCCATCATGCAACTCACTAGCTCCATCATGTAACTTATTTGCTCCGTCCGCTCCATCTGCTAATCCTTTTGAGACGTCCTTAATGGAATCAAACATTTTCTCTGCATATGTTTTCGTTAACGTGCTTGATACTTCACCTTTAATTTTTTCAATTGCTGTTCCGCCAATTTGTGAAGATAAGAAGTTTAAACTTTCATTTGGAATGTATTCTAAGTTTAATGGTTTCGGATCGTCTTTTAATAACGTTGTAGCGTTACTCGAGAAGTCATCTGGAATACGTACTAACATGTAATACTTTCTGCCTTCCATTCCCTCTTTCGCTTCTCTTTCACTTACAAATTCCCATTTAAAACTTTTATTATCTTTTAAGTTATCAACGAGTCCTTTCCCGACCTCAATTGGTTTCCCATCAAGTTCTGCACCTTTATCTAAATTGACTACCGCAACTGGCAAGTCATCTAGCTGTTCATACGGATCCCAAAAGGCCCATAAAAACATACCCGCATATAAAATCGGTACAAATAAAACCGCAATGATTGGGATTAATATTTTTTTACTTTTTATAATCTCTGCAAATTCTTTACTAAGCAACTTATGCCATTTCATAATTTATCCCCCTTTTTTAAAATGACCAAAATTCATTTATGGTCATTTTTACCCAAATAAAAAGGCTATATCTGTTCATACATATGCCTTATCCCCGAATTTATACTATGCACATTTTCATCTACATGATTATATTTAACCATCCTCCTTATACGATTGACCAATTTGTTCAATTAGTCATTTTTTTATAATAATAAAAGGATTATCTTAATTTGACAATCCTTTTAGTAAATAAAGTTCGAATAATTCTGAGATTTTTTCTTTTTCTAACGGTTCATGATTTTTTTCCCAATCAAAAATAAGCGATACGTATAGGCGAAGCATAATAAACGCTGTAATTTCTGGATCACATTTGCTAATTTCACCTTTTTCAATTGCAATCTCTAAATAAGATTGAATAACAGAAACGATTTCCACATCTACTTGTTGCATCACTTCTTGTACTTCTTTCGTTCCCATATCGCGCTCTTCTTGAATTAATTTAATCATGAGCTGATGTTCTTTTCTAAATTCTAATATGCTATATAATGCTCTATGTACATTTTCAAAAAATGAAATATCTGAACGAATTGCGTCTTTTGCGACTTGCTTCATTTCTGTAATTAAATTAGAAATAATTTCACCAAATAGTTCTTCTTTATTTTTGAAAAAAGTATAAATCGTTCCTTTTCCTACATTCGCTAACTTCGCTACTTGATCCATCGTTGTTGCTTTATAACCGAACGCTGAAAAAGACTTTGTTGCAGCTTCAATAATAGAGCGTTTTCGATCTATCGCCACATCGTCACCTCCAAAAATGACCAATTGGATAATATAGTCAATCAGTACATCTTTGATATTACCACACGCTTACATTCTAGACAAGTTCTCTTTTTTATTATTTCCAGTATAAAAAAATTCCAGTCAAGTTATATAATACTGTCATAGTGTATCAGAAGAAAAGAGAAAAAGAAAAGGTGTTCTTAAGATATATGATTAAACCTTACTTAACGACAACAAATTTCCCTTTTTTCAAATAATCAAATAAAAAAACAAGAAAATCTTTACATTTAATAGTAATATAGAAAATAGACAAGTTTATCAAAATAGTGGAGGCTTTTTCAGTCATGATGCGTGCGCTTCGTTTAAATATAAAGCAAGCTTTTTGTAGTCGTATTTCTTTAATTATTATGTTTAGTGGATTCGTTCTTATTTGTATTTATCACTATTACTATGTAATTCGTTATTTAGGAGACGCAGCGAGTGGACCTATTTCAACAGATATAAAATGGATCGGATTTCGCGACAATGAAATGGATGTTTATTTATTATTAATGCCAGTTATTGCGAGTTTCCCCTTTAGTACAAGTTACAATTCGGATAAGTCAGATGGTTTTAAACCGTTTGTGAGTAAGGGGATTTCTTTATTTCCTTATTCATTAATGAAATATATCGTTACGTTTTTTTGCGGAGGATTACTTTATACATTTCCATTCATCTTATCGTTATTATTTTGCAAATTAACCATTCCAGACGGAACACCTACGATTGGTTCAGGCATCATAAATGCTGATGGAATGTTCGCAAACCTATATTTCGATGCGCCTCTCACTTACATTACTGTATATATCGGAATTAATTTTTTATTTGCAGGTTTAATGGCTCTTTTAGGACTTGCTGCATCTGTATGGTCACAAAAGGACTATATGGCAATTCTCTTTCCATTTGCAGTTGCCTCCATTCCTTACGTCCTGCTAAATACAATATTTCCTTCAATAGGCGGAGCACCTATTCATTTATATGATCCGAAACAACCATTGCAAGGCATGTCACCGTACATTTTAACGATGCAATGTGCTTTCTTCCTTCTCGTTAGCTTATTTATGTATATACAAGGAGTAAAGCGGGATAGAAAAAAATATAGAAGAAGACTGCAAAAAAGAGATCGGTGTAGAAAAGCGTTTCAAGCAATTTCGGACTAAATAATTGAACGAATAAGAGCGTAATTCCCTAAGTTAGCTTAGAGAATTACGCTCTTATTATCATTTACATTTATCAATCTTATATTTTCAATACTCATATAATCCTCTCCCCTTTACGGCGTACCTGCCAATCCCCATAAAATAACGATCGCCGCAAAATAAATCGCTTTAATAGCTACCACTAAACATAATGCAATAATTGCATATTTACTTAATTCTCTTCTTGCACCGATTAAAGTAAAAATAACCGCCAAACTAAACGTTATATAGGAAGTTGCTGTATTTATTAAGTAATACATACTATCTAGAGTCTGTGTAAGCCCTGTTATATCAGCTACAAACTGAAGCATGACGATCGTACTAAAAAAAATTGCAAGCTGATTCATTAATTTCCCGTTTATTCGGGCTACCATATGTCTACACCTCCCTGTATTAAAGAATGAATATTCAATCTATTTTATCATAAAAATCCCTAATAATGTAAAAGAACGCTTAGTATATTTCTAAGCGTTCTTTTACATTATTTAAGAAGCCTTCTTCAAATCAATTTGAACAAGTACTGGATCGTGGTCACTTACACGTCCATGCTCTTTCATAATGTTTGAGTTTAAGTGCACTGGATCTACAATTGTGTATGGTGCGATGTTGTTTGTTACTAAAATATGATCTAACACTTGTGCATTTCCTTCATGAATGTACGTGTAGCGGTTCTCTTTCGGCACTGTGTTTAACATATTTTTCAAGATTGTTCCTTCTAGTGCTTTTAGTGGTTTAGCGAACTCAAAATCGTTCATATCCCCTAACACAACAACTGGTGCATTCGTGTTCTTTTTCTGAATTCCTTGTACGAAGTGATTTACTTCTTGCGCTAACTGAATTCGTTTTTCTTCACTCTTTAATACGAGCGGCTGCACTTTTCCAAATGGCGTTGCATCTCCTATTTTTGAGTTTAAGTGATTTGCAACGACAACAACGTTTTGTCCTTGGAACGTAAATTCTGCTGCAAGCGGTTTACGTGTACTTTCAAATAATGAACTTTCGTCTCCAATGCGAACAACATTTTTATCAAGTAACTTCGGTACTGCTGCTAATTTCACGCGTGATGGGTTGTAGAAGAAACCGACGCGAATATTAGCTCCTGGTGCTCCTCCGTCTAGATTATTATTCGGAGCAATTTCTACATACTCATACTTTGGTCCACGAATTTCTAGAACTGCATCAATGATACGTTTTGCACTTAATGAAGCATCTGTTGTACCGTCATTAATTGATCCATTGTTATCTTGCATTTCCTCTACACCGATAATATCTGGCATTTTTAAATTGTATTTAATAGAATACGCTAACGCTTTTACTTTTTCATCTGTTGTTTCTTTTTTATTCGCCGAGAAATTTTCAATGTTATATGTAGCAACTGTTAACTTATCAAGACGAGGCTGAATATTTGCCCCTACTTGCTTAAATCCGCCGTCCACTACAGATGGTAATTCCGTTATTGGCGCAATGCGGAACGAACCGTAATCATATCCGACTACCCCTGTTATATCTCCAGTAAAAGTATCTCCTACTTTTGCTACATAATCACGAGGTACTTTTACAGAAAGACGTTCTGGGTTTAATTGATTTTCATCTAATACAGGTGTGCCATATTTCGTTACGACTTTATTCCCGCCATTTTCTACTGTTACATATAAATTCCCGTTTTTCTGAGGGGCAATAATTTTTGGCGTTGGCATCGTAACGCGCATACCTTCTACACTTTCATAAAAGTCGATTGCATCTTCATTTGGATCAAATAAACCGAATGCATCATTATCGATAATTTGATTAGGAATTTTCACACCGTTTTCTCCAAGTACAATCGGCGCTGGTAAAGGTTGATCTTTTGCGATGACAGCAACGCGGCTCGCTTTAATTTCCGTCGTCGTTAAATCTGTGTCAAACCTTTCTGCATATCCAGGCCCAACATATTCTTCTACTTCTCCATCAACTTGGACAAGATCTCCTACTGCTACATTCACATCTTTTTTGTATACGTAAATACCTTCAGAAGTAGCTGGATCATTATCCGGCTGATTATCTTCTATATAAAAACCATTTTTATCAAGCGCTGTGACAACGCCTTCCACATTGTTTACTTTCTTCCCATTGTAAGGAGAAATATGTGATTTCCCTTGAATATCATGAATACGAACTGGTTCATTTGTTACGATTATAAATGAAAATGTCGAAACTGCTGAAGAAGTAAGCCCTTCTTTTTCAGCGATTGCTTTCACTACACTATTTTCATTCACTACAATTTGTCCGTTATAACGAACACTTTTGTTTGTAGGATTAGAGCCATCTAACGTATAGTAGATTGTTGCTCCTTCTGTATTCGTTGTTAATGTTACTGCTGTTCCTTTTGCAACTTCCCCACCATTTGGTGATGCCACTACATCGCTAACGCGGTTTTGTTCTTCTCCTTGAAACTTATGAGCTGTTACTGATTTTAAACCTGGGCTACCGAAATATAACTCAAGCGTCCCTGTCAACCTAACTTTCTTCCCGATATTTTCAGGATGGTCTTTCACATTTACTGCCGATCTCACATCGCCTTTTGGCAATTGAACAGGCATGATTTTGTCTGGATTCGTTTCGTTTGGCGAATCGGCAATTGCCACGTTTGTGTCGTCAAACTTAGCCGGATCTTTCGTGTATTTAGAAGGACTTTGCGTATACCCAACGATATATCCTTCCACTATCCCCTTCGTTTTCCCTTGCTGCTTAAATACTTGAATTGCTTTTTCTACTGACATAGAAGTAGTTTCTTCCGCCTGCGCTAAAGTTCCAGTAAATGAAAGCAATAACATCAATGATAAAAAGACACTTAATAATTTCTTCACAGCCATTTCCCTCTCCCTATTTCATATTTTCTCAACATTTCTATCATATCAAATGATTCGTTATATAGAACTATATTTCGACAAGTTTTACACAAAATTTATTTAATTTACAAGTTTTCAAACTATAATACAAAATAACTTATATAGGTTTATTGACTAAAGGTATTTTATCCAATAAACAAAACGCCTTCAATATAATTGAAGGCGTTTTGTTTGAAATATTTTAATGTGCGACTAATTTAGTCTCCATTACTTTCTCTAAATGAAATAACACACGTTTCGCCGCTAACTCACCTTGCTCAATACAAGCCGGAAGACCAGAACCAGCGTAAGAACTACCTGCCAAATACACACCTGGCAATTCTTCCTCCATAAATGTTGTGAGCTTTTTCATTCGCTCTTTATGGCCTACTGTATATTGAGGCATCGCTTCTTTCCAGCGGCTTACAATTGTAAACTCTGGATCCTCTGTAATATCCATTGTCTTTTGTAAGTCCTCTAATACGAGCTGCACAATTTCTTCGTCAGTTTGTTCGACAATCGCTTCATCACCTGGGCGTCCGACGTAACAGCGAAGAAGCGTTTTTCCTTCTGGCGTTGTATGTGGCCATTTTTTGTGTGTCCACGTACACGCTGTAATTGTATAATCACTATTTCTTGATACGACAAATCCGGTACCATCAATATCACGCTGAATTGCAGACTTTTGGAAAGCAAGTGCCACGTTTGCAACTGATGTAGACGGAATGTTACGGAAGAAACGAAACTGCTTATACTGCGCAAACATAGATGGCAATACTTTATGCGGCGTCGTAACTACAATCGCGTCTGCTTCCATTTCTTTTCCGTTACTAAGCGTAATCGTATAACTATCACCAAGTTTTGCAACCTTTTCGATACGAGTTCCCTTCATTATCATATCATTAGGAATCTTCGTTTCAAGAGATTCTACTATAGATTCTAAACCGGTTTTCACAGTTTTAAATATTCCTTTTTTCAATTCAGCCTTCTCTTGCTTTGGAGCGAGCGTACGCATACCGAGTGAAATACTACGGTGCTCCTGTTCAATTTGATAAATTTGAGGGAATGTTGACATTAAACTCATTTCATCAATATCCCCTGCATAAATACCAGATAATAATGGCTCAATTAAATTTTCAACGACTTCATTTCCAAGACGATGCCTGAAAAACTGCCCGAGTGATTGATCAGAAACTGGTTTTGATCTAGGCATTAATAAGTCAAAACCAGCTCTTAGTTTACCAATTGGGGAGAACAATCCGGAAAATAGAAACGGCGTAATTTGCGTTGGAATTCCCATCATTGAACCGCTCGGCATTTTATGTAACCGATTGTTTACGAGAACGAACGATTGACCGGCCTTATTATTTACAAGTTCAGCATCAAGTCCTAATTCTTTCACTAATTTAGCTGCACTCTCTTTTCTTGCTAAGAAAGAATCAGGGCCACGTTCAATTGTAAATCCATCTTTTTGAACGGTTTGAATTTTCCCGCCAAGTTTACCAGACGCTTCTATAAGCAATGCATCTATCGGCAAGTTTTTTTCACGAATTTCTTTTTGTAAGTTATACATTGTTGTTAATCCTGTGATGCCACCGCCGATGATCACAACTTTTTTCCTCAAGTAAGCTCCCCCTTTCTACTTACATTACAGATTCTTTTTTCTTTAATACTACATCTGCTAAACAGTCGATAAATGCGTCCGACGCATTAGGCATTTCAGGACGATAATATTTCGCGCCAATTTCATCCGTTACAACTTTACACTCAAAGTCATTGTCATATAAAACTTCTAAATGTTCCGCAACAAATCCAACTGGTGCATATACGAATGAACTGTAGCCGTATTTTTCATTTAGTTCTCTCGTTAAATCTTGTACATCTGGACCAATCCAAGGGTCTGGTGTATTTCCGGCACTTTGCCAACCTACTGCATAATTTGCTACTTCAGCACCACGTGCAATATAGTCAGCTGTTTCGTTTA
It encodes:
- a CDS encoding YhgE/Pip domain-containing protein translates to MKWHKLLSKEFAEIIKSKKILIPIIAVLFVPILYAGMFLWAFWDPYEQLDDLPVAVVNLDKGAELDGKPIEVGKGLVDNLKDNKSFKWEFVSEREAKEGMEGRKYYMLVRIPDDFSSNATTLLKDDPKPLNLEYIPNESLNFLSSQIGGTAIEKIKGEVSSTLTKTYAEKMFDSIKDVSKGLADGADGANKLHDGASELHDGSSKVTDGLHTLQGKSGEMKDGVQKLADGSNKLVDGSGKVTTGLNTLNSKTGEMQIGIGKLQDGSQKVTDGLNTLANKSGELKTGTNELANGMEKLVGGQSQLEEGSQKIENGLQDLNSTVKHSVVGLEEMQAKVPSILNTVNEKMNGAAENVNQLNEFTQSTAGDAKTAAQDVANLQKQIESLPKEYQEKLQPYITNAAKSTATVQQKAIGVAGGTNKLNEEVKQLKGEITQTTSDAQNKLPNTAKLQSLTEGIEKLLNAQNEFVSKFHGFGEGLSNAKVGVDKLNNGSGQLIDGVTQLADGSSQVTGGLGTLSVGASQMTGGITQLEDGSSQVTTGIGTLNGGLNKMSTGSTQLIDGVNKLADGSGKVTDGLVKVNDGSGELAEKLGEGAEKTGEVKGTDKTYDMFASPVKVKTEKLAEVPNYGTGFTPYFLSLGLFVGALLLSIVYPLHDTVGVPKSGFSWFISKFGVLLSVGIIQAIVADVILLFWLGVEVQSIPYFILFSIVTSLAFISLIQCLVTAFGDAGRFIAIITLIIQLTTSAGTFPLELIPKYLQPFNAWLPMTYSVSGLKAVVSSGDFNFMWQNIGILMIFIVVLSLGTIASLTWMHKRQFRNVAENQSVEA
- a CDS encoding DUF6359 domain-containing protein; its protein translation is MAVKKLLSVFLSLMLLLSFTGTLAQAEETTSMSVEKAIQVFKQQGKTKGIVEGYIVGYTQSPSKYTKDPAKFDDTNVAIADSPNETNPDKIMPVQLPKGDVRSAVNVKDHPENIGKKVRLTGTLELYFGSPGLKSVTAHKFQGEEQNRVSDVVASPNGGEVAKGTAVTLTTNTEGATIYYTLDGSNPTNKSVRYNGQIVVNENSVVKAIAEKEGLTSSAVSTFSFIIVTNEPVRIHDIQGKSHISPYNGKKVNNVEGVVTALDKNGFYIEDNQPDNDPATSEGIYVYKKDVNVAVGDLVQVDGEVEEYVGPGYAERFDTDLTTTEIKASRVAVIAKDQPLPAPIVLGENGVKIPNQIIDNDAFGLFDPNEDAIDFYESVEGMRVTMPTPKIIAPQKNGNLYVTVENGGNKVVTKYGTPVLDENQLNPERLSVKVPRDYVAKVGDTFTGDITGVVGYDYGSFRIAPITELPSVVDGGFKQVGANIQPRLDKLTVATYNIENFSANKKETTDEKVKALAYSIKYNLKMPDIIGVEEMQDNNGSINDGTTDASLSAKRIIDAVLEIRGPKYEYVEIAPNNNLDGGAPGANIRVGFFYNPSRVKLAAVPKLLDKNVVRIGDESSLFESTRKPLAAEFTFQGQNVVVVANHLNSKIGDATPFGKVQPLVLKSEEKRIQLAQEVNHFVQGIQKKNTNAPVVVLGDMNDFEFAKPLKALEGTILKNMLNTVPKENRYTYIHEGNAQVLDHILVTNNIAPYTIVDPVHLNSNIMKEHGRVSDHDPVLVQIDLKKAS
- a CDS encoding TetR/AcrR family transcriptional regulator — its product is MAIDRKRSIIEAATKSFSAFGYKATTMDQVAKLANVGKGTIYTFFKNKEELFGEIISNLITEMKQVAKDAIRSDISFFENVHRALYSILEFRKEHQLMIKLIQEERDMGTKEVQEVMQQVDVEIVSVIQSYLEIAIEKGEISKCDPEITAFIMLRLYVSLIFDWEKNHEPLEKEKISELFELYLLKGLSN
- the hemY gene encoding protoporphyrinogen oxidase; the encoded protein is MRKKVVIIGGGITGLTTMYNLQKEIREKNLPIDALLIEASGKLGGKIQTVQKDGFTIERGPDSFLARKESAAKLVKELGLDAELVNNKAGQSFVLVNNRLHKMPSGSMMGIPTQITPFLFSGLFSPIGKLRAGFDLLMPRSKPVSDQSLGQFFRHRLGNEVVENLIEPLLSGIYAGDIDEMSLMSTFPQIYQIEQEHRSISLGMRTLAPKQEKAELKKGIFKTVKTGLESIVESLETKIPNDMIMKGTRIEKVAKLGDSYTITLSNGKEMEADAIVVTTPHKVLPSMFAQYKQFRFFRNIPSTSVANVALAFQKSAIQRDIDGTGFVVSRNSDYTITACTWTHKKWPHTTPEGKTLLRCYVGRPGDEAIVEQTDEEIVQLVLEDLQKTMDITEDPEFTIVSRWKEAMPQYTVGHKERMKKLTTFMEEELPGVYLAGSSYAGSGLPACIEQGELAAKRVLFHLEKVMETKLVAH
- a CDS encoding DUF2087 domain-containing protein, which codes for MTESQMKFRDTTIRNFFDKEDRLKSIPGQKKKKLVLLEHLIRKLDAGNQYTEEEINAFVKQYHDDFCTIRREFVIHGFMDREDNIYSVNAREEWTRWEML
- a CDS encoding PH domain-containing protein, translated to MNQILEDAKQLLHHEENILSTLRCSLTGYIITHNVPRSGVLLATNRRVIFYGQSFKCCKNALIVEFEYKKILSIETKRTFFDKKLIFYYEDEYITVGQILSSNIEVFLNVIQRKEFNKVKL